A single window of Nasonia vitripennis strain AsymCx chromosome 4, Nvit_psr_1.1, whole genome shotgun sequence DNA harbors:
- the LOC116417230 gene encoding uncharacterized protein LOC116417230: protein MAIQANKSLSNTMFVRSICTNGIHRWRRHLPIEGIFYKRRWKGQTSWWGMGYINRHSTVKSTFEQSSLKITCLWRRNQDSLNISKMDLSALNKIAEREFLPKKKAMDLEKDHAYMVTALKEVKTRFGTKIVAMLKDQELFNNLCNTANKLSLFITYQGGTSFKFTTC from the exons ATGGCGATACAGGCGAACAAATCATTATCGAATACGATGTTTGTGAGGAGTATATGCACGAATGGAATCCATCGATGGAGGCGGCATCTTCCGATAGAAGGGATATTCTACAAGAGGCGATGGAAGGGGCAGACATCATGGTGGGGAATGGGCTATATCAACCGACACAGCACGGTGAAGAGCACATTCGAGCAGTCGAGCTTGAAAATTACCTGCCTTTGGAGAAGAAACCAAGACTCACTTAACATTTCCAA aATGGATCTATCTGCACTTAACAAAATTGCTGAGCGGGAGTTCTTGCCCAAGAAGAAAGCCATGGACTTAGAAAAAGATCATGCATACATGGTGACTGCGCTCAAGGAAGTAAAGACGAGATTCGGCACGAAGATCGTGGCAATGTTGAAAGATCAAGAACTTTTCAATAATCTCTGTAATACAGCAAATaaacttagtttatttataacatatcagggtggaacttcttttaagttcaccacatgctaa